One genomic region from Mytilus trossulus isolate FHL-02 chromosome 9, PNRI_Mtr1.1.1.hap1, whole genome shotgun sequence encodes:
- the LOC134683372 gene encoding ankyrin repeat domain-containing protein 50-like isoform X1 — MQQGRKMDDQMAINRWAGLRADNMSALEERATVMLWAALHRQDIGAVQNMIRDGVDINEPDINGMTPLLVACHVDSIDLVAELLRADACVNSVNNTGHSALYLAAKNGNNQIVDLLLNYKPRVNAMSKFSGMTALHEASHKGHHQVVQTLLEHGADVNALDKMNKMPEFYASNQATKDLFKRFRERYPQYNISHETNGFRPKTDDSEIDAILKKYEEESKNPQDSGQIEEIFKPLTFEDMYKNNGDDGSNKSYKRDPVVPKQFSLNTELGTEGKISSTRDLIQKKLDEYKVPPKTDSQYTKRVASTKVAPMEDTNQKVVPTEDTQKVAPTEITPTVAPTEDTHKTEPTEISSPKIEPTDDSQKVDSAESSEKIKARKMNVFDRLSKK, encoded by the exons ATGCAGCAAGGTAGAAAGATGGATGACCAGATGGCCATAAACAGATGGGCAGG tttgaGAGCAGACAACATGAGTGCTCTTGAAGAAAGAGCTACAGTTATGTTGTGGGCAGCTTTACACAGACAGGACATAGGAGCTGTACAAAATATGATCCGAGACGGAGTAGATATCAATGAACCAGATATT AATGGAATGACACCACTGCTTGTAGCTTGCCATGTAGACAGTATAGATTTAGTGGCAGAGCTACTGAGGGCTGATGCTTGTGTTAACAGTGTTAATAAT acCGGCCATTCTGCCTTGTACTTAGCTGCTAAGAATGGTAACAACCAAATTgttgatttattattaaattataaaccaaGAGTCAATGCCATGTCTAag tTCAGTGGTATGACAGCTCTTCATGAAGCTTCACACAAAGGTCATCATCAGGTCGTACAAACTTTGTTAGAGCATGGAGCAGATGTGAATGCTCTAGATAAG ATGAATAAGATGCCTGAATTTTATGCATCAAACCAAGCCACCAAAGATTTATTTAAGAGATTTAGAGAGAGGTACCCACAATACAACATCTCACATGAAACAAATGGATTCCGACCTAAAACAGATGATTCTGAGATTGACGccatcttaaaaaaatatgaagaagaaAGCAAAAATCCTCAGGATAGTGGTCAGATTGAGGAGATATTCAAACCACTTACTTTTGAggacatgtataaaaataatggtGATGATGGATCAAACAAATCATATAAAAGAGACCCAGTCGTTCCAAAGCAATTCTCTCTCAATACAGAGCTAGGAACAGAGGGCAAGATTTCATCAACAAGGGATTTAATCCAGAAAAAGCTAGACGAATATAAAGTGCCACCAAAGACAGATTCTCAATATACTAAAAGAGTGGCTTCTACTAAGGTGGCACCTATGGAAGATACTAATCAAAAAGTGGTACCTACAGAAGATACACAAAAAGTGGCACCAACAGAAATTACTCCAACAGTGGCACCAACAGAAGATACTCACAAAACAGAACCAACTGAAA